Genomic DNA from Micrococcales bacterium:
CAAGTAGTCCTCCAGCCGGTCAAGGCGCGGGTAACCACCAGCTTGCTCCACCAACTGTCGCCGAAAGACGACAGTTGGGTGGGCAAAGGGGTTGTGCAGGCGGGCGAATTGGCTGATTTCTGCTTGGCCGGTGGGATAGTTTCGCCCGATGCCGGCCTGCCGGGCTTGGTCAGTGAACTCCACCATCGCTCCGCCTACGAGGTCGAGCCCGGCTTGGAGCATTGGGATCTGGGTCGAAAAACGCTCCGGTAGGTTGACGTCATCGGCGTCACAGCGGGCCACAATCGAATGGCGACAGACCTTCAGGCCGGCGTTGAGGGCAGCCGAAATCCCTTGATTTGTGGCCAGCTGAAGGTGATCAACCTCCGGGCGGGCAGCCCACTGGTCAAGCACCGCAGCCAATTTAGGGCCCACCGGACCGTCTTGGACTACCACTATCTGGTCGGGGCGAAGCTGCTGGTCGTCAAGAGCCGAGCCAA
This window encodes:
- a CDS encoding glycosyltransferase, yielding MKGFEPFSVLLPVYHGDRAKWLDQAIGSALDDQQLRPDQIVVVQDGPVGPKLAAVLDQWAARPEVDHLQLATNQGISAALNAGLKVCRHSIVARCDADDVNLPERFSTQIPMLQAGLDLVGGAMVEFTDQARQAGIGRNYPTGQAEISQFARLHNPFAHPTVVFRRQLVEQAGGYPRLDRLEDYLLWVRLLRRGARVANTDQVVVAYRVSQAAYARRGGAKLV